DNA sequence from the Micromonas commoda chromosome 7, complete sequence genome:
CTGCACCGCGAACACCTTGTCCGCCTCGAACAGCGGCAACCCCAGCGGCGTcaggtccgcgcccgcggacgacgaggtgccCATCGTGGCTCGATCATCGTCCGCGGGGCTGGCGCCGAACCAGGAGGCGGACCTGTTGCCGAGGAAGGCCGCGAGAGGGCTCGTTGGCTCATCCTCCATCGCCGATACCGTCGGGGTCGCGATTCCTGCCCACCCGAGCCCGGACGCGCCCCTGTGACGTCGCCCCTGTGTCTCGAGTCGCGGGTGTTGACAATCTCTTCCGAGACGAACGAACGAGGAGCGAGCTGGAGAAAAGCTGAAACGGAGCACAGGACCTCCAGTGAGAACCAACCACAAACCCCTCCCACCGCAAGTGCGATCGTGGTTCATCCACTGGCAATTCTTCAATTCGTCGCTCGACAGACCGGAGACGCTGTGGCGATGGAGGATCTGAAACGAATTTCCACCGGCCAATGGTGCGGTTCAACGTGGCAAAAAGCGTCCCCAATCTGGGACCATCTGACTGTACCTCAGGTCTTTCGAGTCACAGACCCAGCGCACGCCGCCAGAGCCGCGACTCGACGCGAGAGGTCTCGGACGTCATGACGAGGATCGATCATGTGAGTGCAACCACCGACGAACCCaccgtgagcgccgcggggtcccTCCCGgagcctcgcccgcggcccggtcggcatcctcgcccagccccgcgccgcgtttgCGGAAAAGAGACTCGCGACGCCAGTCAAAATGTGTCCGttccccgcgacgcgtccgactGACCGTCCCCTCCGCTCCCTCCCTTTTCCTCCCTCAGGCGGACATCCGCAACTCCGCGGAGATGGAACTCGCGAACGTGGTGAGTGTCCCTCGCCGGCCCGCCCCACCTTTCCCCCCACGGCCGCGCGAAACCCCACGCCCATCTTGATTTCATACCATATGTGTCACCCCGGTTTctgaccgcgtcgccccttCCCCGCCTTGCCCAGATGCGcatcgaggaggctgagcgcgacACCGTCCGCCAGTTTTTCACcatgctcggcgacgggggctgGAGCCACTCTGGCGCCTCCGACGGCACCGACATCTTCAAGCTCCCGGGCGAGCGGATCCATCGCATCATGGGGGTGACGAGgaccaccgcgacgcccgaggaGGTGCTCACGTTTTTCTCCGAGCCCAAGAACTTCGACAAGCACTTCAAGATCCTCGACGAGATGTTcaaggacggcgcggtggtcaaGATCGGGGGCCAGGGCctggagctcgcggcgtcgggctcgagGCAGCGGATGCACAAGCTCGGCAACTTCGCGGCGCTGTCAATCGGCGGGAAAGATCGGAGCGGACCCACCGACCtcagcgacgtcgccgacggggcCATCGGTCTGCTGGACAAGGCCAGGCGCTCGCCCGTGGGGATCAAGCTGCAGTCCTTCGTCAGGAGCAAGATTTTAAAggagcacggcgcggcgtcgacgatcgcgtcgcttcCGTCGTCGCAGGATGCGGCCATcggggaggcgctcgcggcggggcccgGGGCTTCGTTCCGCGAGGGTCAGTTTAAGGACCTCCCCGGCCACGCGCTGCTGCACGGGACGTTTCGTTTGCCCGCCATCGTGCCGGACAGGGACTTCATCTGGGACCAGGTGGCGCTGCGTTTGCCCACCGGGAGCGTGCTCATCGCGGGAAAGTCCGTGGATGACGCCGAGGTGAGCGACGTTCCGTCGCCCAAGGGTCACGTGCGGGGCGCCGTGCTCACCAGCGGGTACTACATAACCCCGCGGTGGTCGCAGGATGGGGAGATGGAGGGGTCGCAGATTGCGTTCGTGGTGCAGGCGGACCCCAAGGGGGTGCTTCCGGCGTGGGTGGTGAACCTGGTGGCTCCCAAGCAGGCGCACAACGTGACTCGCCTGCGGAAGTTTCTCGATTCCAACTGAATTTATGGTACCCATAATAGACTACCGACACCTAGCAGAAGAGGGGGCGGCGTTTGCGTCCGGCCCCGCGCACATTCCTAACATGTCGATACGAACGAAACGTTTCATACTAAAAGTTAGCTAGACTACCCATCACGTCTCCACGCAGCTCCCGTGCGTCAGcctcgcgatcctcgccacCACCAGCTCCAAGATGGCTGGCTCAATCGCGCACACCTCGGCGAAGCCCTCGCCCCACagctgcgccgcgcccttcccGCTGAACCCGTCCCCGATCTGCTCGCCCCTGAGCCCCGGCCCCGCGCTCATCAGCACCGCGCCTGCACTCCCTAAAGGACCCCCTAagcccgcccgcccccgcgcgttcctcaCGTGCACGCTCGTCACCAGCGTTTTCACCGCCCGCCTGAACGCGGCTGGGAACCTTCGGTGCGACGCCCGggtccacgtccgcggcgggcccaCCTGGTACCGGTGCACGCACTGCCCGTCCGTGGTGGCGGCCCACAGAAActcgccgtcaccgacgatggcgacgcacgccggTAACAGGCGGTGGTGGCCGCTCGTTCCCGCCCACGTGGAGTGCGCGTGAAGCGCGGCGATTTGCGccccgctcctcgccgcgtggatCCAGATGGACCCGTCCCGGTGCGCTAGGAACAGCAAGgtcccgccaccgccacccgcCAAGGACCCGCAGTCGATGAACCTGTTGCACGCGGTGACCCCTTCGAGTTCGAACCGTCTGACCTCCtggccgtcctcggcgtcgatgagcaCCACCTTGAtgggcgcgtccggcgcggcgtaACACGTGCCGTCCACCATCGGCGCGCAACACGTCGCGACCAActcaccgccggcggcgtcgccgccggctgcgtcgccTCTTCGAAcaccgcgcgtcctcggcagCGACGTCAAACCCGCGAGTCGAAGACCCCGAACCGCCAGACGCtccgacgtccacgcgcgcgtcgccgcgccgttaGTACCgaacacagctgtgtcgccgcccccggaaCGAATGCGCCACGCCCTCACCTCCTTCGCGTCCAAACTCGTGACGTACAGGACGCGGCCGTCcccggacgaggcgacgtgCGGGGCGATTTGGTCCCCCCCGTCcctgccgtcgccgcgccacggatcgtcgcgggcgtacgacgcggcgggttctTCCGCGTACCGACGGTTGGTGGACGAGTCCTCCTCCCACCCCCGCCCGTGTCCGCCCAGCTCGGGGATCGAACGATCTGATTCGCCGCTCGGGGGCTCTCCGGTGCCGGCGTCCCACACGGGGAACACCGCGTGACCGCCGACGCTCCCGACGACCAGGTGCGCCGCGTCTCGGGGATCGAAACGCGTTCCggggaggcgggcggcggcgttcgcggccggcgggggtgtgggcggcgcgatgaggaAACGCACCTGCCTCGGCTCGAACCCGcccgggtcgacgcgcccgacgaaCGCTGCGAAGGGGTTCCGatcgcgccttcgcctcctcgggAGCTTGGCTAGCGCGGGGTGCGGGTCGCACTCGCGGCCGCCCCATCGAAGGGTCCCGTCCCGGAGGTTCCACGCCCACACGCTCCCGTCCGCCATGCCGCtcacgacgacgtctccggcgacggcgacggataacgccgcgacggctccttccgcgcggaggacgtgcgcgcgacgcgcggtgctcgacgcggcgacgtccgccgcggtggacgcgcgcgctcccgaCCTCGCCctgtcgacgcggcgcgtcaTCGTCTCCTCCGacaccgcgtcctcctccccgaggAGCCACACCCACACCCGGGCGCATCCCGGGTCGGCGGGGcacgcgcctcccgcgcacACGGCGGTGCCGTCCggggagacggcgagggagaagaCCTCGAACCcgtccggcgcgtgcgcgtggccCCACTCCAACCTCAACCCGGTGTGATGGAAGTCCTTGGGATCCATGCCGTGCGAggcgcggccctcgccgcccgccccgtccgccaTGGCGCGCCCACCCTCACTGCGTCGACACGCGAAGTTGAGTTcgtctcgtcgccggccaCGTCTCCTCCGAGAAAaacggcggcgttcgcggggcGACCGTCACTCCGAgacccgcgtcgacgacgcacCATGAGCGTCGAGACGCACCGAGCCGAGCTCGTGGACCAGTCGCTGCCCATGCCGCGAAGGTTCCGCGCGCTCTTCACCCTGCGcagcatcggcggcgacgacgccgtcgccgcgctgctgggCGCCATGACGGACGATCCCTCGGCGCTGTTCCGCCACGAGGTCGCCTTCGCGCTGGGGCAGATGCAGGCGCCcggggcggtggacgtcCTCAAGCGGGTGCTGAGGGACGtgacggacgacgagatgGTCAGGCACGAGTGCGCCGAGGCGTTGGGAGCCATCGCCACGGAGGAGTGCGTGGACGCGCTGAGGGACGCCTGCGTCGACGGCTGCCGGGTCGTGCGcgagacggcgacgctcgcgctgcggcggctcgagcacgcgcgcgcgaaacgcggggaggcgaaggacgccgtcgaagcaCCCGCGAGTAAGACCCTCGGATCCGCCAAGGAGAGgctctccgcgcccgccgccgccgcgcccgcgcccgcgaacggtgcgccgcgcgacggcgtcgacgccgattCCCCGTACCTCTCCGTCGATccggtcccggcggcgcccgcgtccgttCCATCCGACGCCCTCACCGCCGTCCTCCTAGACGAATCCGCGGACATGTGGGACAGGTACGGCGCCATGTTCGCGCTGCGCAACAGGGGCGACGGACCGGGCGTGGCGCGGACGCTGGGCGAGGTGCTCGGGTCGTCCCAATCGGCGCTGCTGAAGCACGAGGCGTGTTACGTCCTCGGGCAGCTccaggaggcggacgccaccgcgagggcgtcgctcGTGAGGACGCTCGAGGACGTTCGCGAGCACCCGATGGTGCGacacgaggcggcggaggcgatcgggtccatcgccgcgccggacacgGAAAATCTGCTGAGAAAGtacgcgggggacggggacaGGATAGTCGCCGAGTCGTGCGAGGTGGCCCTCGACATAATGGCCTCCGAAATGTCGGGGGAGTTcgtgccgctcgcggcgtgcggggAGGTGGCCGCGTGAGTACGGGGAGGTaacggaggcgcggggaaAACTGCTTTGAAATCGACACATCAAGTGACACATCAAAAACTCTTCCATCTCATCGCGTCATCTCATCTCACGCCGTGTTTAACGTCGTATTCGTCCTCTGCGGTGAATTCGCACGTGACCAACCGGCCCCCGAACCACCTCGCGTGGAGGGTCGatctcgcccccgtcgccgcctcgggcgtGGCAAACTTGACGAACACGAACCCCTGGCTGTGCCTGTCCACCGCGAggtgcgtcaccgccccgTGCTTGGCGCACTCCTCCctgacctcctcgccgatgtCCACCCACCACGCGTCCCcttcgcccccgtccccaATCTGTGCCGGATCGAACATGTTCTTCAGCGTGAGGCACCTCGTGGGCGCCTCGTCGGagctgctcgccgcgttcctcgaaccgccgtcgccgtggagggtgggcaccgccgccgcggcgaccggcgcgccgtAGCTGCGCCGCTCGGGGGCGAGGTACCCCGGCATCTTCGTCTCGGGCGGCGTCTGGTTTTCgacccgcctcgccgccgacctcgtctcctcccgcgccccaACCACGATGGACTCCTTCACCACGCGGCTCAGCGCGGACGTTCCACacggggcgccgacgggacaCGACTCGAGGGATTTCGCGCAGGTGGCGAACACGGTCCACACCTCGCCCATCGCGCACCCGGAAAAGTCCACCTGCACGCCCATGACGTACAAGTCtccggcgaaggcgaagggTTCGGTCCACCGCTGCCACTCGGAGccgtccgccggcgccgaggcgtaGTACCTGAAGAAGCCGATGAGcgccccgccgaggacgtcgggggtgggcgggcgcgtggacgccgggGCGTGCATGGCGAGGTAGTTGAGGAGCATCATGCCGATCCTGAAGGTgcccaccccgcccgcgaacgaCTTCTCCAAACCGCGCTGTTTGAACACCGTCTTGACCGGGAGCATCAGCACCTTGAACGCGGGAAAGCGCGCGGACAGCGGGATCATCGGCGAGTTGAAGAAGGACGTTCCCCGCACGGTCTGCCTGTTCCCCACGCACACCTTGCACCGCAGCTTGCTGATGGAGTCGACGTAGGAAATCTGGGGCACCCGGCCGGTCACCTTCGGGTCCATGTCAACCGCCCACGGCTGCTTCATCACCTCAGCGCCGAGCTGGTTGATCCCGTGGCACTCGGGGATGTTCTCAAACTTACCCACCGTCCTGATCCGAACGTCCAGGTCGCTCCCGTGCAGCAGCATCCGGTGCTTGGTGCTGCCGAACGGCTCAGCCTCCGATCCCGGCCACAGCGACTTGGCCACCGAATCCAGCcgacgcatcgccgcgaaccgcgaACGAagctcatcggcgtcgggcgacgcATACTCGACAAAGTCGGCAATCTCCTCGCCCAAACCCTCCACCGACGCGGGGTAGCGGTCACCCCACGTCGGTGGACCCCCTTCCTTCCCCGCACTCCCTTCCTTCAACCCGAaccccgcggctcccgcccACGCCGGTTCGCCCGTCCCCTCCAGCTCCTCACCGtacgccaccggcggcggatcctcctcgtcgacgatgaccaccggcgcggcgcccggtaTGTTCTCCGGTCCCCGCGGGAGGTGCGTCATGGACTGGCCGAACGCCCGTCGTGggatgtccgcggcgcggccgaaGAACGAGCCCGTCCGTCCGCcgtgcctcggcgccgccctctcccTCGGCGGGGATCTGCGATgatccccgcggcgatgatgatgatgatcgccgcggcggtcgtggcCGTAgtgcgcgggcggcggtcgtcggtcgtcgtgtccgccgcgaccgccgccgccgcggtccctACTCGCGTCCCTCCCTCGGTCGTGTTCGGGGGAGCGCCTCGGGGGAGCGCGATCGTACGCGTCGCGAATGtacccgccgtcgtcgcgtcggcgactggTTCGGTCCCTCGATCGgctcctccccctcccccatgcggcgtcgcccggtcgccgacgatcgtcgcccgcccgGCCGAACGAACGATCGTCGTCTCGGGGAGGATGCGCGGGTTGGGGTGGTTCCACGCGCGatccgtcgagctcgcgggggGATAGGGTCCTGGACCTCTCGCGCTTGGCCTCGCGCGATCGTGGCCGAGATCGTCCGCGATCTTCTTTCCTCTCCCTGCTCCTGCTCCTGCTCCTGCTCCTGCTCCTGGACGAGGAGTGGGACCTTCGCCTCCGCTTGCGATGCTTCCGATGCTTCCGATGCTTTCGGTCTTTCCTGTCCCTCTTGTCCCGCCTGTCCCTCTTCTCCCTCCTGCTGCGGCTGCGACTGCGGCTCGAGGACCGGGATCGCGAATCTGTCCGAGAGACGGATCGGTGCTTTCGGTCCTTCCTGTCCCTCCTGTGCCGCTTCTCCCTCTTCTCCCTCttgctgcggctgcggctgcggctcgAGGAACGGGATCGCGAGTCTGTCCGGGAGACGGATCGGGAGCGACCCATCTCCTTCCCTAGGGCTCGAAGGCTCTGCCCCCCACCTCAGCGCCGAATTGTGCGCCCTGTGGATCCGCTTTTTCGCTATGAGAACTCGACTCGCTTTCGCAAAATTGGCGGGCACAACAGCCTGAGCCGTGGCGGCACGCGTCGGAGGCAATCTCGGGGCGTCGCACCGAGGAAATCCGCGCTCTCGCGTTTGTGCGAGCTCGAATTCGCATCGCGGACCCCCACGAGGAGCGGGGTCTCGGTCAGAGTAAGAGGGGTGGTCTTTAGGGCATTTAATCATGgcggccgcgatggcgcacgAGGCTGCGATGGGCAGGAACCGCAACGCGCGGCTCCCGCCCGAGGTTAACCGCGCGCTGTACGTGCGCAACCTCCCGTTCAATatcaccgccgacgagatGTACGACATCTTCGGCAAGTACGGCGCGATCCGCCAGATCAGGCTCGGGGACAAGCGGGACACTCGCGGCACGGCGTACGTGGTGTACGAGGACATCTACGACGCGAAGAACGCGGTGGATCACCTGTCGGGGTTCAACGTGGCGAACAGGTACCTCATCGTGCTGTACTATAACCCGGCGAAGACGGCCAAGAAacgggacgcggcgaaggaggaggcggagctcaaggcgctccAGGCCAAGTACGGCGTGGATGGACAATCCGACAGGCTTTGAGGCTTTGACGTTCCGTTGACGAGTGGGGGACGGGGGTGGGACAGACGGGGGGATACGACCGGAGCGCCCCCCGGCGTTGTAATCAAATGACGAACCGATgaacgcgcggggtcgacACCCGTTAACGACTCgacacgcgtcgcgcggcgggtcgaaaCAATTCCCCGCTCCGAATGAATTAAAAGTTGTCCTCCGCCCACCAATTGAATCAGTCCTCTGCTCGATTGTGCTCCGCGAGGTACGGGTGTCGCAGGCACTCCTCGCCCGTGATCCTCTCCTTCGGGTTCATCGTCAACAACCGACCGCAAaagtcgagctcgagcgtcgACATCTTCCCCGCGTACCTGGCGTCCAGTCCCTCGGGCTCCGCGTCCCTCAAATCGTCGAAGGTGACCCCGGCGTTGTTGGGGTTGAGCGAAAACGCCATCATCTGCCCCGGCGTGAGCCGCCCGAGGCACCGCTGCAGCAGCCGCAGCTGATCGACGTCGGAGTCCCCGGGGAAGAGCGGCTCACCGTCCGTCAGCTCCCCCATGAGGCACCCGACGGCCCACATGTCCACCGGCTGACCGTACCCCGTGcgagtcgtcgcgccgtcggcgccggcgtagGGCTGACCCAAGAGCAGCTCCGGCGCGCGGTACCATCGCGTGGCGACGTAATCCGTGAGCGGGTCCTTACCACGCGAGTTCCCCcgggcgtccgcgacgtcgatccTCCGCGCAAACCCAAAGTCGCACAGCTTCAGGCGCTTGGAATCGTCCACGAGTAAGTTCTCCGGCTTGATGTCTCGGTACACGtacccggcggcgtgcatgaacgccaccgcgtcgcacaGCTGGTGGACGTACAGGCGGACGTCTTCGGAGGGTAACCCCGCGCCGTTGGTGTCGTCGAGAATCTCCAGTAACGTCCTCGGTAGGTACTCCATGGCGACGTACAGCTTCTCCCCGGCGTAAAAGTCTCCGAGGTACGCGACGATGTTGGGGTGGGACAACGCTCGGAGCACCGTCAcctcccgcgtcgacgtccgccgcaCCTCCTCCACGTCAGGGTCCGCCGAGTTGATCTTGAACTCCTTCACCGCGACAATCTCCCCGCTCACGCGGTCGCGGCATCGCATCACCACCCCGTACGCTCCCTCGCCCACCGTTCGCAAAACCTCCAAGTCGTCCCTCAGGACCCGCCTTCTTCCTTCTTCGTCCGCGTCTAACCCATCCccgccttcgtcgtccccgtcggggCTCCTCGTTTGGATGGGCCCATCCCCGCCAAACGTTTGCGTGTCATCGTTAACCCCGCCCTCGATCTCGCGCCGGAGCTCCTCCGCCCTTTTTtgctcatccgccgccgctcgcgcggctcgctcaGATAATACCGCATTCGCGGAAACAACCGCGgggtcgtccaccgcgacgccgagcgcgagcgcgcgtcgcaccgcgcCCTCAACAGAGACGTCGCGGGCCCCTTCTTCAACAACCGCGCGGTgaagctccgcgcgcgcctcgcacctcgcctccgcgcccgcgagctcccGTCGAGCCctcgcgagcagcgccggcgcgacgaatCCGCTCGGGCCCTCAcccggcctcgccgtcgcctccgcggcgccgatggcggcgatcagcgccgtcgcagcctccgcgtcggggcacgcgccgacgtccgcgacggccctggcgagcgactcgcgcgcggcgagctcccgcgcgcgtcgggacCCCGGCGCGTGCATTCGCGAGatctccgaggcggcggcgctcggccgGTAGCGACGGGCGGGGATCGTCGGCTGTCCCTtggtcgtcatcgtcgtcgccggcggcgcgcgcggtccgtGGCGTCGCCCGACCGTCGTtgtggacgcggtgggcttggcggcggcggttctcgacgacggcgccgtcggcgggtcgacgcgcccggcggatCGATGTTGATTTTGTTGATGTTGATGTCGATGACGGTGtcggtggtggtggtcgacg
Encoded proteins:
- a CDS encoding predicted protein, which encodes RNARLPPEVNRALYVRNLPFNITADEMYDIFGKYGAIRQIRLGDKRDTRGTAYVVYEDIYDAKNAVDHLSGFNVANRYLIVLYYNPAKTAKKRD
- a CDS encoding predicted protein encodes the protein MTRIDHADIRNSAEMELANVMRIEEAERDTVRQFFTMLGDGGWSHSGASDGTDIFKLPGERIHRIMGVTRTTATPEEVLTFFSEPKNFDKHFKILDEMFKDGAVVKIGGQGLELAASGSRQRMHKLGNFAALSIGGKDRSGPTDLSDVADGAIGLLDKARRSPVGIKLQSFVRSKILKEHGAASTIASLPSSQDAAIGEALAAGPGASFREGQFKDLPGHALLHGTFRLPAIVPDRDFIWDQVALRLPTGSVLIAGKSVDDAEVSDVPSPKGHVRGAVLTSGYYITPRWSQDGEMEGSQIAFVVQADPKGVLPAWVVNLVAPKQAHNVTRLRKFLDSN
- a CDS encoding predicted protein is translated as MSVETHRAELVDQSLPMPRRFRALFTLRSIGGDDAVAALLGAMTDDPSALFRHEVAFALGQMQAPGAVDVLKRVLRDVTDDEMVRHECAEALGAIATEECVDALRDACVDGCRVVRETATLALRRLEHARAKRGEAKDAVEAPASKTLGSAKERLSAPAAAAPAPANGAPRDGVDADSPYLSVDPVPAAPASVPSDALTAVLLDESADMWDRYGAMFALRNRGDGPGVARTLGEVLGSSQSALLKHEACYVLGQLQEADATARASLVRTLEDVREHPMVRHEAAEAIGSIAAPDTENLLRKYAGDGDRIVAESCEVALDIMASEMSGEFVPLAACGEVAA
- a CDS encoding predicted protein, with protein sequence MADGAGGEGRASHGMDPKDFHHTGLRLEWGHAHAPDGFEVFSLAVSPDGTAVCAGGACPADPGCARVWVWLLGEEDAVSEETMTRRVDRARSGARASTAADVAASSTARRAHVLRAEGAVAALSVAVAGDVVVSGMADGSVWAWNLRDGTLRWGGRECDPHPALAKLPRRRRRDRNPFAAFVGRVDPGGFEPRQVRFLIAPPTPPPAANAAARLPGTRFDPRDAAHLVVGSVGGHAVFPVWDAGTGEPPSGESDRSIPELGGHGRGWEEDSSTNRRYAEEPAASYARDDPWRGDGRDGGDQIAPHVASSGDGRVLYVTSLDAKEVRAWRIRSGGGDTAVFGTNGAATRAWTSERLAVRGLRLAGLTSLPRTRGVRRGDAAGGDAAGGELVATCCAPMVDGTCYAAPDAPIKVVLIDAEDGQEVRRFELEGVTACNRFIDCGSLAGGGGGTLLFLAHRDGSIWIHAARSGAQIAALHAHSTWAGTSGHHRLLPACVAIVGDGEFLWAATTDGQCVHRYQVGPPRTWTRASHRRFPAAFRRAVKTLVTSVHVRNARGRAGLGGPLGSAGAVLMSAGPGLRGEQIGDGFSGKGAAQLWGEGFAEVCAIEPAILELVVARIARLTHGSCVET
- a CDS encoding predicted protein, giving the protein MGRSRSVSRTDSRSRSSSRSRSRSKREKREKRHRRDRKDRKHRSVSRTDSRSRSSSRSRSRSRREKRDRRDKRDRKDRKHRKHRKHRKRRRRSHSSSRSRSRSRSRSRERKEDRGRSRPRSREAKRERSRTLSPRELDGSRVEPPQPAHPPRDDDRSFGRAGDDRRRPGDAAWGRGRSRSRDRTSRRRDDGGYIRDAYDRAPPRRSPEHDRGRDASRDRGGGGRGGHDDRRPPPAHYGHDRRGDHHHHRRGDHRRSPPRERAAPRHGGRTGSFFGRAADIPRRAFGQSMTHLPRGPENIPGAAPVVIVDEEDPPPVAYGEELEGTGEPAWAGAAGFGLKEGSAGKEGGPPTWGDRYPASVEGLGEEIADFVEYASPDADELRSRFAAMRRLDSVAKSLWPGSEAEPFGSTKHRMLLHGSDLDVRIRTVGKFENIPECHGINQLGAEVMKQPWAVDMDPKVTGRVPQISYVDSISKLRCKVCVGNRQTVRGTSFFNSPMIPLSARFPAFKVLMLPVKTVFKQRGLEKSFAGGVGTFRIGMMLLNYLAMHAPASTRPPTPDVLGGALIGFFRYYASAPADGSEWQRWTEPFAFAGDLYVMGVQVDFSGCAMGEVWTVFATCAKSLESCPVGAPCGTSALSRVVKESIVVGAREETRSAARRVENQTPPETKMPGYLAPERRSYGAPVAAAAVPTLHGDGGSRNAASSSDEAPTRCLTLKNMFDPAQIGDGGEGDAWWVDIGEEVREECAKHGAVTHLAVDRHSQGFVFVKFATPEAATGARSTLHARWFGGRLVTCEFTAEDEYDVKHGVR
- a CDS encoding predicted protein, which produces EVLRTVGEGAYGVVMRCRDRVSGEIVAVKEFKINSADPDVEEVRRTSTREVTVLRALSHPNIVAYLGDFYAGEKLYVAMEYLPRTLLEILDDTNGAGLPSEDVRLYVHQLCDAVAFMHAAGYVYRDIKPENLLVDDSKRLKLCDFGFARRIDVADARGNSRGKDPLTDYVATRWYRAPELLLGQPYAGADGATTRTGYGQPVDMWAVGCLMGELTDGEPLFPGDSDVDQLRLLQRCLGRLTPGQMMAFSLNPNNAGVTFDDLRDAEPEGLDARYAGKMSTLELDFCGRLLTMNPKERITGEECLRHPYLAEHNRAED